The following proteins are encoded in a genomic region of Hymenobacter siberiensis:
- a CDS encoding TldD/PmbA family protein, whose amino-acid sequence MKRRDFVGLTGLAAGALFLPSLPGFGHTPVDPARLLEPGADVAVKKRLADAALNAAKAAGADYADVRIGRSLNQYVFTREKQVQNIVSTESYGVGIRVLVAGCWGFASTSVVTEANLAATAREAVNIAKANRLVMKEPVQLAAQQGYGEVSWKTPIQQSAFEVPIKQKVDLLLAANAAALDAGASYINSALFQVNEQKYFASTDGSYIDQDVHRLWPTFNATAVDTKSGKFRSREALSSPVGLGFEYLTPSAAEQVRGPQGTDTIGYKLRYDILADAALAGKQAKAKLTMKSVTPGKYDLVLDPGHLGLTIHESVGHPTELDRVLGYEANYAGTSFATLEWKAKNLPYGSKEVNIVADKLQPGSVGNVGYDDEGVKTREWDLIKDGKLVNYQKIRDQAHIVGQKESDGCAYAQSWEDVQFQRMPNVSLRPGTAKMSPDEMVKGVDKGIYIAGEGSFSIDQQRFNFQFGGQLFFAIEKGKITEQLEDVAYQSNTQEFWGACAGSCDQSDYRLFGTFFDGKGQPAQVSSVSHGSATTRFNGVNVINTARKV is encoded by the coding sequence ATGAAAAGACGCGACTTTGTGGGCCTCACCGGCCTGGCCGCCGGGGCCCTGTTCCTCCCCAGCCTCCCCGGCTTCGGCCACACGCCCGTCGACCCCGCCCGCCTGCTGGAGCCGGGGGCCGACGTGGCCGTGAAAAAGCGCCTCGCCGACGCGGCCCTGAACGCCGCCAAAGCCGCCGGGGCCGACTACGCCGACGTGCGCATCGGCCGCTCGCTGAACCAGTACGTTTTCACCCGCGAGAAGCAGGTGCAGAACATCGTGAGCACCGAGAGCTACGGCGTGGGCATCCGGGTGCTGGTGGCCGGGTGCTGGGGCTTCGCCTCGACCAGCGTGGTGACGGAGGCCAACCTAGCCGCCACCGCCCGCGAGGCCGTGAACATTGCCAAGGCTAACCGCCTGGTGATGAAGGAGCCCGTGCAGCTGGCCGCCCAGCAGGGCTACGGCGAGGTAAGCTGGAAAACGCCCATTCAGCAAAGCGCATTCGAGGTGCCGATAAAGCAGAAGGTAGATTTGCTGCTGGCCGCCAACGCCGCCGCACTGGATGCGGGCGCCAGCTACATCAATTCGGCGCTGTTTCAGGTGAATGAGCAGAAGTATTTTGCCAGCACCGACGGCTCTTACATCGACCAGGACGTGCACCGGCTCTGGCCCACCTTCAACGCCACGGCGGTGGATACCAAGTCGGGCAAATTCCGCAGCCGCGAGGCACTGAGCTCGCCGGTGGGCCTGGGCTTCGAGTACCTCACGCCCAGCGCGGCCGAGCAGGTGCGCGGCCCGCAGGGCACCGACACCATCGGCTACAAGCTGCGCTACGACATACTGGCCGATGCCGCGCTGGCCGGCAAGCAGGCCAAAGCCAAGCTGACGATGAAATCGGTGACGCCGGGCAAGTACGATTTGGTGCTCGACCCGGGCCACCTGGGTTTGACCATTCATGAAAGCGTGGGCCACCCTACGGAGCTCGACCGCGTGCTGGGCTACGAGGCCAACTACGCGGGCACCTCGTTTGCCACGCTGGAATGGAAGGCCAAAAACCTGCCCTACGGCTCGAAGGAAGTGAACATTGTGGCCGACAAGCTACAGCCCGGCTCGGTGGGCAACGTGGGCTACGACGACGAGGGCGTGAAAACCCGCGAGTGGGACCTCATCAAGGACGGCAAGCTGGTGAATTACCAGAAAATCAGGGACCAGGCCCACATCGTGGGCCAGAAGGAATCGGATGGCTGCGCCTATGCGCAGAGCTGGGAAGACGTGCAGTTCCAGCGCATGCCCAACGTGAGCCTGCGCCCCGGTACCGCCAAAATGAGCCCCGATGAGATGGTGAAGGGCGTGGACAAAGGCATTTACATAGCCGGAGAAGGCTCGTTCAGCATCGACCAGCAGCGCTTCAACTTTCAGTTTGGCGGGCAGCTATTTTTTGCGATTGAGAAGGGCAAAATCACCGAGCAGTTGGAGGACGTGGCCTACCAGTCGAACACCCAGGAGTTCTGGGGGGCCTGCGCCGGCTCGTGCGACCAGTCGGACTACCGCCTGTTCGGCACTTTCTTCGACGGCAAGGGCCAACCGGCCCAGGTGTCGTCGGTGAGCCACGGCTCGGCCACCACGCGCTTCAACGGCGTGAACGTGATTAACACGGCCCGGAAAGTGTAG